AGAAAACGGGCTGGGAGAGAGAGTTGCTCTCGTCCCAGCCCGCATCTGGACTTCCGAAGATGATTCCCGGCGGCTTCAGGCCGCGTCGGCCGTGGCGGTGTGCTCCTCGTTCTCGTTGAACGCGATGAGGTAGCGCTCCAGGAAGTTCTTCGTCTTCAGCTCCACCTGGCGCACGCGCTCGCGCGACACGCCCCAGCGCTGGCCCAGCTCCTCCAGCGTCAGCGGCTTGTCCTGCGTGAGGCGCTCCTGGAGGATGTCCCAGCCCAGGTCGCCAATGCGCTTGCGCACCTTGGCCAGGGCATCCTGGATTTCGGTGTCCTGCTCGCGGGAGAGGAACGACTCCTGCGGGGAGGGACCGCCGTCCTCCAGCCGGTCGAGGAAGGTCGTCTCGCCCTCCTCGTCGATGGTGGCATCCAGCGAGAAGTCCACCATGCTGCCGCGCTCCGCCTCACCGCCGCGCACCTGGCTGCGGTTGTCCTTCAGGTAGCGGGTGATGTAGGCGCGGATCCACCACACGGCATAGGTGGCGAAGCGCACGTTCTTCTTCGGGTCGAAGTGCTCGATGGCCTTCATGAGGCCGACGTTGCCTTCCTGGATGAGGTCGTCCAGGCGGGCCCCGCGGTTGGCGAACTTCTTCGCCACGGCGACCACGAAAGCGAGGTTGGAGCTGGCGAGCGTCTGTCGGGCGCTCTCGTCACCCTTGCGGGCCTGGCGGGCCAGCTCGTACTCCTGCTCACGCGTGAGCTGCTGGTGCCCGCCCAGGTGACGCAGGTAATGCGAAAGGCCCTCTGCCGCGAACTTCGTCGAGTTGGCCATGATTTCCCGTCCTTCCGTTCGTAACTGCCGGACGCGATGAATCCCCCGACGAACCGCGTCCACCTGTCACTAGGACGCGCAACGGCGGAAAGGGTTTCTCATTCCTTCCAAGAAGGGCATTTCCCCCTCTTACCCTTGTCAAAAGCCCGTCACGCACTCGCACTTCCGGGCCCTTGGCAGCGCGCGACGCGACGGGTGGGACAGCACCTACGTTCCCGGTCACGAAGTCTTCAACGCTTGAGCGCGGGGAAGATTTTCTCGGGATTGAGCAGACCTGATGGATCGAAAAAGACCTTCAGGCGGCGCTGCAGGTCCAGCAGCGCGGGCGCCTGCTCCAGCGCCAGATATTCCCGCTTCGCGTGTCCTACACCGTGCTCACCGGTGATGGTGCCCCCCAGCTCCACGGTGAGCACCAGCATGCGCCGCAGCGCCTCGTCCACGAGGGGGCGCTGGCTGGCACCTTCGTAGAGGATGTTGGCGTGCAGGTTGCCGTCGCCCGCGTGGCCATACGTGGCCACGGTGAGCCCCAGCTCCTCGCCCATCTTCTTCAGCCGCTCGATGATCTCGGGAATTTTCGAGCGGGGCACCACGATGTCCTCGGAAATCTTGGCGGGCTTGAGCGCGCGCAGCGCCGGGGAAATCACCCGCCGCGCCGCCCACAGCTTCTCGCGCTGGCTGTCGTCCTGGGCCACCAGGGTCTGGGTGGCCCCGTGCTGAGTGCAGAGGTCCCCCAACAGTTGGAGCTCCGCGAGGACGCCTTCGGAGGTGTTGCCGTCGACCTCGGCGATGAGGGCGGCGCCCGCGTCCGGGGGGAACTGGAAGCTGCCCCGGTGCACGATGGCCTGGACGGCCACCTCGTCGATGAGCTCCA
This DNA window, taken from Corallococcus coralloides DSM 2259, encodes the following:
- a CDS encoding sigma-70 family RNA polymerase sigma factor; protein product: MANSTKFAAEGLSHYLRHLGGHQQLTREQEYELARQARKGDESARQTLASSNLAFVVAVAKKFANRGARLDDLIQEGNVGLMKAIEHFDPKKNVRFATYAVWWIRAYITRYLKDNRSQVRGGEAERGSMVDFSLDATIDEEGETTFLDRLEDGGPSPQESFLSREQDTEIQDALAKVRKRIGDLGWDILQERLTQDKPLTLEELGQRWGVSRERVRQVELKTKNFLERYLIAFNENEEHTATADAA